A single region of the Pontimicrobium sp. SW4 genome encodes:
- a CDS encoding gliding motility-associated C-terminal domain-containing protein, translating into MKTTATLVILICFNVLTMFGQQTGGESADWPKRTESVKEQAAFETLLKKRALKYNAQKAMNLRSSASSTSLVGTCNIITCGSFNGSDGSPDPSWGGFKTAVDGSTYAANFNYSCWEDDKTTVDYSEGQYISYSNSNANQDTPAIIKQSPDGGGFAIFSYKNENIRQTLNVLPNTNYTVCFEIAVIPRYSNNDGSFVEFIPNLEFGIQSGGSVISDKLQYSDDDLNIHPNSDFPTQLSTATTGPFQNPGGWTEIDPFWETVCITFKTTNSGQVTIFYKTKDPGKSVVLVDGLRLSLEGYATPPTFVSTVTSNKTVTIPGSQTVNLNDYISAASTNPPGSVLVWSTNPDPLVLTDHLLNTNVTAPGTFYAFYYNSADVCASPVAQLNLLTCDLGAEIVSKENVLCAGDTTGEIVASGVNGTPPYMYSKDGGLNYQNSDTFTGLGDGNYTITIKDANNCTAEVSTTINIQDKENPIITAPEDYTKEGCNQNDISDLAYSATLKEITLSELQSALDGGGNASDDIAIDIITYIDEIISSDTCSTEVKRTFTVTDTCGKTASDVQTIIIEDTTAPTFNEALPSDVTVECDAVPTAETLTATDNCSNASVIFKEDRTNGSCDANYTLERTWTAIDECGNSIVHKQTITVQDTTAPTFVEALPADITVECDAVPTAEVLTATDNCGDATVTFDEQRTNGSCDANYTLERTWTATDECGLETTHTQTITVQDTTAPTFVEALPADITVECDAVPTAEVLTATDNCGDATVTFDEQRTNGSCDANYTLERTWTATDECGLETTHTQTITVQDTTAPTFVEALPADITVECDAVPTAEVLTATDNCGDATVTFDEQRTNGSCDANYTLERTWTATDECGLETTHTQTITVQDTTAPTFVEALPADITVECDAVPTAEVLTATDNCGDATVTFDEQRTNGSCDANYTLERTWTATDECGLETTHTQTITVQDTTAPTFVEVLPADITVECDAVPTAEVLTATDNCGDATVTFDEQRTNGSCDANYTLERTWTATDECGLETTHIQTITVQDTTAPTFVEALPADITVECDAVPTAEVLTATDNCGDATVTFNETRNDGHCESNYTLVRTWTATDACGLETVHTQTITVQDTTAPTFVEALPADVTVECDAVPTAEVLTATDNCGDATVTFDEQRTNGSCDANYTLERTWTATDACGLETTHTQTITVQDTTAPTFVEALPADVTVECDNVPTAVTLTATDNCDANVTVSFTETLDGDADACPSEYTITRVWSVSDCAGNTTSHTQTITVEDNTAPTFVEALPADTTVECDNVPTAVTLTATDNCDANVTVSFAETLDGDADACPSEYTITRVWSVSDCAGNTTSHTQTITVEDNTAPTFVEALPADTTVECDNVPTAVTLTATDNCDANVTVSFAETLDGDADACPSEYTITRVWSVSDCAGNTTSHTQTITVEDNTAPTFVEALPADTTVECDNVPAAATLTATDNCDTNVTVSFNEQTTDGSCPSNYILVRTWIVSDCAGNTTTHTQTITVQDTTAPTIDVEADDIIVECDGSGNSGAIQAWLDSNGGASATDNCGAITWSNNYNGTASDCANPIEVIFTATDECGNSTTTSATYTITDTVAPIIDVESEDLTVQCDGLGNDTALQDWLNANGGATASDDCSSITWTNNFTALSDDCGATGSATVIFTVTDSCGNATSTTATFTIEDTTAPTFVEALPADATVECDAVPTAETLTATDNCGDATVTFNETRNDGDCESNYTLVRTWTATDACGLETVHTQTITVQDTTAPTFVEALPADATVECDAVPTAETLTATDNCGDATVTFNETRNDGDCESNYTLVRTWTATDACGLETVHTQTITVQDTTAPTFVEALPADATVECDAVPTAETLTATDNCGDATVTFNETRNDGDCESNYTLVRTWTATDACGLETTHTQTITVQDTTAPTFVEALPADITVECDAVPTAEVLTATDNCGDATVTFDEQRTNGSCDANYILERTWTATDACGLETTHTQTITVQDTTAPTFVEALPADATVECDAVPTAETLTATDNCGDATVTFNETRNDGDCESNYTLVRTWTATDACGLETVHTQTITVQDTTAPTFVEALPADATVECDETIPTAAVLTATDNCDSNFIKVEFNELRTEGSCGGDYILTRTWTAMDLCGNIAEYSQVITVQDTTAPIVTTDFESDITVSCGDIPVVPELEFEDACASQMDVTFNETDTNDGSGSNYIITREWTVSDECDNTAIYTQTINVVIEGRVTGGATDLCVGDNFDYNLFDLLSGDYGTNGTWEVTSGNATLNGNLFNPFELELGEYRFTYTDTESDCPSETEVIITLNDACIVLPCLDEFDPDRDIPKAVTANGDNMNDTFSIGVLDTNSECFDVTMQLQIFNRWGSLIYESNDYQNDWGGESHNNSIGSSGKVPTGTYYYILKLIENGKLIASYAGPIYVGTK; encoded by the coding sequence GTGTTAACCATGTTTGGTCAGCAAACAGGTGGCGAATCTGCCGATTGGCCAAAAAGAACCGAGTCGGTAAAAGAACAGGCTGCATTTGAAACCTTATTAAAGAAAAGAGCCTTAAAATATAATGCTCAAAAAGCAATGAACCTTAGATCAAGTGCTAGCTCTACGAGCTTAGTTGGAACATGTAATATTATTACTTGTGGATCTTTTAATGGAAGCGATGGTTCTCCAGACCCAAGTTGGGGTGGTTTTAAAACGGCAGTAGATGGTAGTACATATGCAGCAAATTTTAATTATTCATGTTGGGAAGACGACAAGACTACGGTAGATTATTCCGAAGGACAATATATATCTTATTCTAATTCTAATGCTAATCAAGATACACCTGCAATTATAAAGCAATCCCCAGATGGTGGAGGCTTTGCTATTTTTTCATATAAAAATGAGAATATTAGACAAACACTAAATGTATTACCAAACACAAACTATACAGTTTGTTTTGAAATTGCTGTGATACCTCGTTATAGTAATAATGATGGAAGCTTTGTAGAATTTATACCAAATTTAGAATTTGGTATACAATCTGGTGGCTCAGTAATTTCGGATAAATTACAGTACAGTGATGACGATTTAAATATACATCCAAATTCAGATTTTCCAACACAATTATCGACAGCTACAACTGGACCATTTCAAAATCCAGGTGGTTGGACAGAAATTGACCCATTTTGGGAAACAGTTTGTATTACTTTTAAAACAACAAATAGTGGCCAAGTAACTATATTTTATAAAACAAAAGACCCTGGTAAATCGGTAGTATTAGTTGATGGTTTAAGATTAAGCTTAGAAGGATATGCTACGCCTCCTACTTTTGTATCTACTGTTACTAGTAATAAAACTGTAACAATACCTGGATCTCAAACAGTTAATTTAAACGATTATATTTCTGCTGCTTCAACAAATCCTCCTGGTTCTGTTTTAGTATGGAGTACTAACCCTGATCCTTTAGTACTAACAGATCATTTATTAAACACAAATGTTACTGCTCCAGGAACTTTTTATGCATTTTATTATAATAGTGCTGATGTTTGTGCATCTCCTGTAGCTCAATTAAATTTACTTACATGTGATTTAGGTGCTGAAATAGTATCTAAAGAAAATGTGCTTTGTGCTGGAGATACAACTGGTGAAATTGTAGCTTCTGGTGTAAATGGAACACCTCCATATATGTATTCGAAAGACGGTGGCTTAAACTACCAAAATAGCGATACTTTTACTGGATTAGGTGATGGAAATTACACTATTACAATTAAGGATGCCAATAATTGTACAGCTGAGGTTAGTACAACTATAAACATTCAAGATAAAGAAAATCCAATAATTACAGCACCTGAAGATTATACTAAAGAAGGTTGTAATCAAAATGATATTAGTGATTTAGCTTATAGTGCAACACTAAAAGAAATTACTTTAAGTGAACTACAATCTGCTCTAGATGGTGGAGGAAATGCTTCTGATGATATTGCAATTGATATTATTACTTATATTGACGAAATTATCTCTAGTGATACTTGTTCAACAGAAGTAAAAAGAACATTTACAGTCACAGATACATGTGGAAAAACTGCGTCTGATGTACAAACAATAATTATTGAAGATACGACTGCACCTACTTTTAATGAAGCTTTACCTAGCGACGTTACAGTAGAATGTGATGCTGTTCCTACTGCAGAGACTTTAACTGCTACAGATAATTGCTCAAATGCTAGTGTTATTTTTAAAGAAGATAGAACGAATGGTAGTTGTGATGCTAATTATACTTTAGAAAGAACTTGGACTGCAATAGATGAATGTGGCAACTCAATAGTTCACAAGCAAACTATCACTGTACAAGATACTACTGCGCCTACGTTTGTTGAAGCACTTCCTGCTGATATAACTGTAGAGTGCGATGCTGTACCAACAGCGGAAGTATTAACTGCTACTGATAACTGTGGTGACGCTACTGTTACTTTTGACGAACAAAGAACTAATGGTAGTTGTGATGCTAATTATACTTTAGAAAGAACTTGGACGGCTACTGATGAATGTGGTTTAGAAACAACTCATACACAAACAATCACTGTTCAAGATACTACTGCGCCTACGTTTGTTGAAGCTCTTCCTGCTGATATAACTGTAGAGTGCGATGCTGTACCAACAGCGGAAGTATTAACTGCTACTGATAACTGTGGTGATGCTACTGTTACTTTTGACGAACAAAGAACTAATGGTAGTTGTGATGCTAATTATACTTTAGAAAGAACTTGGACGGCTACTGATGAATGTGGTTTAGAAACAACTCATACACAAACAATCACTGTTCAAGATACTACTGCGCCTACGTTTGTTGAAGCACTTCCTGCTGATATAACTGTAGAGTGCGATGCTGTACCAACAGCGGAAGTATTAACTGCTACTGATAACTGTGGTGATGCTACTGTTACTTTTGACGAACAAAGAACTAATGGTAGTTGTGATGCTAATTATACTTTAGAAAGAACTTGGACGGCTACTGATGAATGTGGTTTAGAAACAACTCATACACAAACAATCACTGTTCAAGATACTACTGCGCCTACGTTTGTTGAAGCACTTCCTGCTGATATAACTGTAGAGTGCGATGCTGTACCAACAGCGGAAGTATTAACTGCTACTGATAACTGTGGTGACGCTACTGTTACTTTTGACGAACAAAGAACTAATGGTAGTTGTGATGCTAATTATACTTTAGAAAGAACTTGGACGGCTACTGACGAATGTGGTTTAGAAACAACTCATACACAAACAATCACTGTTCAAGATACTACTGCGCCTACGTTTGTTGAAGTACTTCCTGCTGATATAACTGTAGAGTGTGATGCTGTACCAACAGCAGAAGTATTAACTGCTACTGATAACTGTGGTGACGCTACTGTTACTTTTGACGAACAAAGAACTAATGGTAGTTGTGATGCTAATTATACTTTAGAAAGAACTTGGACTGCTACTGATGAATGTGGTTTAGAAACAACTCATATACAAACTATCACTGTTCAAGATACTACTGCGCCTACGTTTGTTGAAGCTCTTCCTGCTGATATAACTGTAGAATGTGATGCTGTACCAACAGCAGAAGTATTGACTGCTACTGATAACTGTGGTGATGCTACTGTAACATTTAATGAAACTAGAAATGATGGTCACTGTGAGTCTAACTATACACTTGTTAGAACTTGGACGGCTACTGATGCTTGTGGGCTAGAAACTGTTCATACGCAAACAATCACTGTTCAAGATACAACTGCGCCTACGTTTGTTGAAGCACTTCCTGCTGATGTAACTGTAGAATGTGATGCTGTACCAACAGCAGAAGTATTGACTGCTACTGATAACTGTGGTGATGCTACAGTTACTTTTGACGAACAAAGAACTAATGGTAGTTGTGATGCTAATTATACTTTAGAAAGAACTTGGACTGCTACTGATGCTTGTGGTTTAGAAACAACTCATACACAAACAATCACTGTTCAAGATACAACTGCGCCTACGTTTGTTGAAGCACTTCCTGCTGATGTAACTGTAGAATGCGATAACGTTCCTACTGCTGTTACTTTAACTGCTACTGATAATTGTGATGCTAACGTAACTGTATCTTTCACTGAAACTTTAGATGGTGATGCCGATGCATGTCCTTCTGAATACACGATTACTCGTGTATGGTCTGTTAGTGATTGTGCTGGTAATACAACATCTCATACGCAAACTATAACTGTAGAGGATAATACTGCGCCTACGTTTGTGGAAGCACTTCCTGCTGATACAACTGTAGAATGCGATAACGTTCCTACTGCTGTTACTTTAACTGCTACTGATAATTGTGATGCTAACGTAACTGTATCTTTCGCTGAAACTTTAGATGGTGATGCCGATGCATGTCCTTCTGAATACACGATTACTCGTGTATGGTCTGTTAGTGATTGTGCTGGTAATACAACATCTCATACGCAAACTATAACTGTAGAGGATAATACTGCGCCTACGTTTGTGGAAGCACTTCCTGCTGATACAACTGTAGAATGCGATAACGTTCCTACTGCTGTTACTTTAACTGCTACTGATAATTGTGATGCTAACGTAACTGTATCTTTCGCTGAAACTTTAGATGGTGATGCCGATGCATGTCCTTCTGAATACACGATTACTCGTGTATGGTCTGTTAGTGATTGTGCTGGTAATACAACATCTCATACGCAAACTATAACTGTAGAGGATAATACTGCGCCTACGTTTGTGGAAGCACTTCCTGCTGATACAACTGTAGAATGTGATAATGTTCCTGCTGCAGCTACATTAACTGCTACTGATAATTGTGATACTAACGTAACAGTATCTTTTAATGAGCAAACTACAGACGGTTCATGTCCTTCTAATTATATATTAGTTAGAACTTGGATAGTATCTGATTGTGCTGGAAATACAACAACTCATACTCAAACTATAACTGTACAAGACACAACTGCTCCAACTATAGATGTTGAAGCTGATGATATAATAGTAGAATGTGATGGTTCTGGTAATAGTGGGGCTATACAAGCTTGGTTAGATTCTAATGGTGGTGCTTCTGCTACTGATAATTGTGGTGCTATAACTTGGTCAAATAATTATAATGGTACAGCTTCAGATTGTGCTAATCCAATAGAAGTTATATTTACTGCAACTGATGAATGTGGTAACTCAACGACTACGTCAGCTACTTATACAATTACAGATACTGTTGCTCCAATAATTGATGTTGAATCTGAAGACCTTACTGTACAATGTGATGGCTTAGGAAATGATACTGCTTTACAAGATTGGCTAAATGCTAATGGTGGTGCTACTGCTTCTGATGACTGTTCTTCTATTACTTGGACAAATAATTTTACTGCTTTATCTGATGACTGTGGTGCTACTGGATCAGCAACTGTAATATTTACCGTTACTGATAGTTGTGGAAATGCAACCAGCACAACAGCAACGTTTACTATTGAAGATACAACTGCTCCTACGTTTGTTGAAGCACTTCCTGCTGATGCAACTGTAGAATGTGATGCTGTTCCAACTGCTGAAACATTAACTGCAACTGATAATTGTGGTGATGCTACTGTAACATTTAATGAAACTAGAAACGATGGTGACTGTGAGTCTAACTATACACTTGTTAGAACTTGGACGGCTACTGATGCTTGTGGACTAGAAACTGTTCATACGCAAACAATCACTGTTCAAGATACAACTGCTCCTACGTTTGTTGAAGCTCTTCCTGCTGATGCAACTGTAGAATGTGATGCTGTACCAACTGCTGAAACATTAACTGCAACTGATAATTGTGGTGATGCTACTGTAACATTTAATGAAACTAGAAATGATGGTGACTGTGAGTCTAACTATACACTTGTTAGAACTTGGACGGCTACTGATGCTTGTGGGCTAGAAACTGTTCATACGCAAACAATCACTGTTCAAGATACAACTGCTCCTACGTTTGTTGAAGCACTTCCTGCTGATGCAACTGTAGAATGTGATGCTGTACCAACTGCTGAAACATTAACTGCAACTGATAATTGTGGTGATGCTACTGTAACATTTAATGAAACTAGAAATGATGGTGACTGTGAGTCTAACTATACACTTGTTAGAACTTGGACGGCTACTGATGCTTGTGGTTTAGAAACAACTCATACACAAACAATCACTGTTCAAGATACAACTGCGCCTACTTTTGTTGAAGCACTTCCTGCTGATATAACTGTAGAATGTGATGCTGTACCAACAGCAGAAGTATTGACTGCTACTGATAACTGTGGTGATGCTACAGTTACTTTTGACGAACAAAGAACTAATGGTAGTTGTGATGCTAATTATATTTTAGAAAGAACTTGGACTGCTACTGATGCTTGTGGTTTAGAAACAACTCATACACAAACAATCACTGTTCAAGATACAACTGCGCCTACTTTTGTTGAAGCACTTCCTGCTGATGCAACTGTAGAATGTGATGCTGTTCCAACTGCTGAAACATTAACTGCAACTGATAATTGTGGTGATGCCACTGTAACATTTAATGAAACTAGAAACGATGGTGACTGTGAGTCTAACTATACACTTGTTAGAACTTGGACAGCTACTGATGCTTGTGGACTAGAAACTGTTCATACGCAAACAATCACTGTTCAAGATACAACTGCTCCTACGTTTGTTGAAGCTCTTCCTGCTGATGCAACTGTAGAATGTGATGAAACAATTCCTACGGCTGCCGTATTAACTGCCACTGACAATTGTGACAGCAACTTTATTAAAGTTGAGTTCAATGAATTAAGAACTGAAGGTTCTTGTGGAGGAGATTATATACTCACACGTACATGGACAGCTATGGATCTTTGCGGAAATATTGCTGAGTATAGTCAAGTCATTACTGTACAAGATACTACTGCGCCAATTGTGACTACTGATTTTGAATCTGATATTACAGTAAGTTGTGGTGATATACCAGTAGTTCCAGAATTAGAGTTTGAAGATGCATGTGCATCACAAATGGACGTTACTTTTAATGAAACTGATACTAATGATGGCAGCGGCAGTAACTACATAATTACCAGAGAATGGACAGTAAGTGACGAATGCGATAATACAGCAATTTATACTCAAACTATAAATGTGGTAATAGAAGGACGTGTTACTGGTGGAGCAACAGATTTATGTGTTGGTGATAATTTTGACTATAATTTATTTGATTTACTAAGTGGAGATTATGGAACTAACGGAACATGGGAAGTGACTTCAGGTAATGCTACATTAAATGGAAACCTGTTTAACCCATTTGAATTAGAATTAGGCGAATATCGATTCACTTATACTGATACAGAAAGTGACTGTCCAAGTGAAACTGAAGTAATTATTACTTTAAATGATGCTTGTATTGTGCTACCATGTTTAGATGAATTCGATCCTGACCGAGATATCCCAAAAGCAGTTACAGCTAATGGTGATAATATGAATGATACATTTAGTATTGGAGTATTAGATACAAATTCTGAATGTTTTGATGTGACTATGCAGTTACAAATATTTAACCGTTGGGGTTCTTTAATATACGAATCTAATGACTATCAAAATGATTGGGGTGGAGAATCTCATAACAACTCTATTGGTAGTTCTGGAAAAGTGCCAACAGGAACATATTACTATATATTAAAATTAATTGAAAACGGTAAATTGATAGCATCATATGCAGGTCCAATTTACGTAGGAACCAAATAA
- a CDS encoding type IX secretion system membrane protein PorP/SprF — MKKFIKFNIIAIVLLSSYTALSQQLPQFTQYMYNTISINPAYAGSRETLSLVGLHRSQWTAIDGGPTTQTFSIHSPMRNEKVGLGLSFINDKLGFENFTYIYGDFSYTLNLSEKTKLALGLKGGFTSYSIDQELRSAYPTDPAIYGIEDRWNPNIGIGGFLHTNKWYLGLSAPRILTTDLNGENNVKALERVSYYLTGGYVFDMSKTVKFKPAFMVKATNGSPLSYDLTANFLFNEKVWLGAAYRINESTGAFGGIFDFQVSKQLRLGYAYEHPISDIRPYSSGTHEILLMFEVFKSKRVKSPRYF, encoded by the coding sequence ATGAAAAAGTTTATTAAGTTTAACATTATTGCTATTGTATTGCTTAGCTCTTATACAGCTTTAAGCCAGCAATTACCTCAGTTTACGCAATATATGTATAATACTATCTCAATAAACCCTGCATATGCAGGAAGTAGAGAAACGCTAAGTCTTGTTGGTCTTCATAGAAGTCAATGGACAGCAATAGATGGAGGACCAACCACTCAAACCTTTTCTATTCATTCTCCTATGAGAAATGAAAAGGTAGGTTTAGGATTATCATTTATCAATGATAAATTAGGATTCGAGAACTTTACCTATATATATGGTGATTTCTCTTATACGCTTAATCTTAGTGAAAAAACAAAGTTAGCACTTGGTTTAAAAGGAGGGTTTACTTCTTATAGCATAGACCAAGAATTAAGAAGTGCATACCCAACAGATCCTGCAATTTATGGAATTGAGGATCGATGGAATCCTAATATAGGAATTGGTGGGTTTTTACACACTAACAAATGGTATTTAGGTTTATCTGCTCCTAGAATATTAACTACAGATTTAAATGGTGAAAATAATGTAAAAGCCTTAGAGCGTGTTAGTTATTACTTAACTGGTGGTTATGTATTTGACATGAGCAAAACAGTAAAGTTTAAACCTGCATTTATGGTTAAAGCCACGAATGGTTCACCGTTATCTTATGATTTAACTGCTAACTTCTTATTTAATGAAAAAGTTTGGTTAGGCGCTGCATATAGAATTAATGAATCTACAGGAGCTTTTGGAGGAATATTTGATTTTCAGGTGTCTAAACAATTACGTTTAGGATATGCTTACGAGCACCCTATTTCAGATATTAGACCTTACTCTAGTGGAACACATGAAATTTTATTAATGTTTGAAGTGTTTAAAAGTAAACGTGTTAAATCCCCAAGATACTTCTAA
- a CDS encoding OmpA family protein — protein MKTKVLLIILLISGSLTYAQSKLADKFFENFAYVRASELYEEAVANGDDSEHVLTRLGDCYYNNSNAAKAATWYKRALDKYSNIHPEYIYKYSQVQRSLGNYQEAENWLKTFKDRQNEDSRTKFILGDIKIYDELSSMEKVYIEVTNLDINTEYSDFGSFEYNGNLYFASSRNTSNKLYDWNEEPFLDIYQVDVKDNNGVKTLGKPGFIMAENVNTDYHEASVAITNDGKTIYFTRDNVNKRNRLDYDKKGTTHLKIYKASLDNGNWSDIEELPFNDDVFSTGHPALSPDNKTLYFVSDRKTEDSFGQTDIFKVSINEDGTYGDPENLGANVNTEGREMFPFVAKDNTLYFSSDGYINLGLLDIYKSDVLNGGNNKPKNLGAPYNSGADDFAFYITENETGYFSSNREGGKGSDDIYSFAAYECKQTVTGIARDSKTQEPLSAVSIEIINDAGVIIQTVTTAADGAYTYEVDCNQKYSIRGSKPNYKDDVQHFVAGSENNFENKVDLNLIPLCFDSEIVINPIFFDFDKWNIRTDAQYELENIVSVMRDHPEMVIKIESHTDSRGRDAYNIKLSDRRAKSTRDYLLSRNIAPERIESAIGYGETQLLNECSNDVKCSKEKHQKNRRSKFLIVQGKCEN, from the coding sequence ATGAAAACAAAAGTATTACTCATAATATTGTTAATAAGTGGCTCTTTGACCTATGCTCAAAGCAAGCTTGCTGATAAATTCTTTGAAAATTTTGCTTACGTTAGAGCTAGCGAACTGTATGAAGAAGCTGTAGCTAATGGCGATGATAGCGAACACGTACTTACACGCTTGGGTGATTGTTATTACAATAACTCTAATGCAGCAAAAGCAGCAACTTGGTACAAAAGAGCTTTAGATAAGTACTCAAATATTCATCCAGAGTATATCTATAAGTATAGTCAAGTGCAACGTAGTTTAGGAAACTATCAAGAAGCCGAAAATTGGTTAAAAACTTTCAAAGACAGGCAAAATGAAGATAGTCGTACTAAATTTATTTTAGGAGACATAAAAATATATGATGAACTATCATCAATGGAAAAAGTATATATCGAAGTAACTAACTTAGATATAAATACAGAGTATTCTGATTTTGGAAGTTTTGAATACAATGGCAACTTATATTTTGCTTCTAGTAGAAATACAAGTAATAAATTGTACGATTGGAATGAAGAACCGTTTTTAGATATCTATCAAGTAGATGTTAAAGATAATAATGGTGTAAAAACACTTGGGAAGCCTGGGTTTATTATGGCTGAAAATGTAAATACAGATTATCATGAAGCTTCTGTAGCTATTACTAATGACGGAAAAACTATTTATTTTACTCGTGATAACGTCAATAAGCGCAATCGTTTAGACTACGATAAAAAAGGAACAACACATTTAAAGATTTACAAAGCATCTTTAGATAATGGAAATTGGTCTGACATTGAAGAATTACCATTTAACGATGATGTATTCTCAACAGGTCACCCAGCTTTAAGTCCTGATAACAAAACATTATATTTTGTATCTGATAGAAAAACTGAAGACAGCTTTGGACAAACTGATATTTTTAAAGTTTCCATTAACGAAGATGGTACTTATGGAGATCCAGAAAATTTAGGAGCTAACGTTAACACCGAAGGTCGTGAAATGTTTCCTTTTGTAGCAAAAGATAATACGTTATACTTTTCTTCTGATGGATATATAAACCTAGGTTTATTAGATATTTACAAATCTGATGTCTTAAACGGAGGAAATAATAAGCCAAAAAATTTAGGAGCTCCATACAATAGCGGTGCCGATGATTTTGCTTTCTATATTACTGAAAACGAAACTGGGTACTTCTCTTCTAACCGTGAAGGTGGAAAAGGAAGTGATGACATATACAGTTTTGCAGCTTACGAATGTAAACAAACAGTAACTGGCATTGCTCGTGATTCTAAAACACAAGAACCTTTAAGTGCAGTATCAATAGAAATTATTAATGATGCAGGCGTGATTATTCAAACAGTAACAACTGCTGCTGATGGCGCTTATACTTACGAGGTTGATTGTAACCAAAAGTATAGTATTAGAGGCTCTAAACCAAACTACAAAGATGATGTACAACATTTTGTAGCAGGTAGTGAAAACAACTTTGAAAATAAAGTGGATCTTAATTTAATACCACTATGTTTTGATTCTGAAATTGTTATCAATCCTATATTCTTTGATTTTGATAAATGGAATATTAGAACTGATGCTCAATATGAACTTGAAAACATTGTTAGTGTTATGAGAGACCATCCTGAAATGGTAATTAAAATTGAATCTCATACAGATAGTCGTGGTAGAGATGCTTACAACATCAAACTATCTGATAGAAGAGCAAAATCTACAAGAGATTATCTTTTATCAAGAAACATTGCACCTGAGCGTATTGAAAGTGCCATTGGTTACGGAGAAACTCAATTGCTAAACGAGTGTAGTAATGATGTAAAATGCTCGAAAGAAAAACATCAAAAAAATAGAAGATCTAAATTCCTTATTGTACAAGGAAAATGTGAAAACTAA
- a CDS encoding CAP domain-containing protein, translated as MKLSKFLPALALLTLMSFSCSTDSIEEDKIDALSADYVPQTKAIEIEILELINDHRITIGLNALNDMSKIKATAYSHTDYMRDRQEVSHDNFYQRSSSLKNNPGASKVGENVAYGYSSAQSVVNAWLNSEGHKKIIEGDFTNFDISAEKDPDGKWYFTNIFIKK; from the coding sequence ATGAAACTATCAAAGTTTTTGCCAGCTTTGGCACTGTTAACTTTAATGTCGTTTTCTTGCTCGACAGATTCCATTGAAGAAGATAAAATTGATGCACTTTCGGCAGATTATGTTCCACAAACAAAAGCCATTGAAATTGAAATTCTAGAATTAATAAACGATCATAGAATTACAATTGGTTTAAATGCTCTAAACGACATGAGCAAAATAAAAGCTACAGCTTATAGTCACACAGACTATATGAGAGATAGACAAGAAGTGTCTCATGATAATTTCTACCAACGTAGTAGTAGTTTAAAAAATAATCCTGGAGCAAGTAAAGTAGGAGAAAATGTAGCCTATGGTTATAGCTCAGCACAATCTGTAGTTAATGCATGGTTAAATAGTGAAGGTCACAAAAAAATTATTGAAGGTGATTTTACTAACTTTGATATTTCAGCAGAAAAAGATCCAGACGGAAAATGGTATTTTACCAATATATTTATTAAAAAATAG